One uncultured Gellertiella sp. genomic window carries:
- a CDS encoding DUF2147 domain-containing protein — translation MQGISRRFPGNQLEETGMNRRRSSLFGSVLLLPLALAPAVAHADDPVGQWARQDGASKVDIARCGSNICATNTWIKPGNTSEKKGDILVMTLKPVAAGDYQGSAFDPQRKLNYHLTLKVEGRAMTTRGCVLGGLLCKSVAWSKIR, via the coding sequence ATGCAGGGCATTTCCCGCCGCTTCCCCGGCAATCAGCTTGAGGAGACCGGCATGAACAGGCGTCGCAGTTCTCTTTTCGGCAGCGTGCTTCTGTTGCCGCTGGCGCTTGCGCCCGCTGTCGCGCATGCGGATGATCCTGTCGGCCAATGGGCGCGCCAGGATGGGGCCAGCAAGGTTGATATTGCCCGCTGCGGCAGCAATATCTGCGCCACCAACACCTGGATCAAGCCGGGAAACACCAGCGAGAAGAAGGGTGACATTCTCGTCATGACCCTGAAGCCGGTGGCGGCGGGCGACTACCAGGGCTCCGCCTTCGATCCGCAGCGCAAGCTCAACTATCACCTGACGCTGAAGGTCGAGGGCCGTGCGATGACCACCCGCGGCTGTGTGCTGGGCGGGCTGCTGTGCAAGAGCGTTGCCTGGTCGAAGATCAGATAG
- a CDS encoding LysR family transcriptional regulator has translation MSGLDPAETLLQRGLKLSHLRLLDSLAGSGQISDAARRLGIAQPAASRLLAEIERIVGRPVHQRTGRGVVLTAIGEALARRARRVQMELADAARDMQEIDMGLVGHVRIGAVTGPALDRVLPALKAAHIDQPKVTWEVIVAPSDILCQHVLSGRVDFAIGRLPSGPERQALKARTIAAEPVSLMVGRHHPLAQAAGVDPAALMDFDWVMPGPDSLLARTVLTRLATLGLPEPRQRFSTASFLLTLALLQQTDAIAPLADAVCQTFAATPDAPYRILPVPLAIEVPPFAFLTRTDTMLTPAAQRMAERLVGTGEITGAECIAMQGSA, from the coding sequence ATGTCAGGACTTGATCCCGCCGAAACCCTGCTGCAGCGCGGGCTGAAACTGTCGCATCTCAGGCTGCTCGACAGCCTGGCCGGGAGCGGCCAGATCAGCGATGCCGCCCGCAGGCTCGGGATTGCCCAGCCGGCCGCCTCCCGGTTGCTTGCCGAAATCGAGCGGATTGTCGGACGGCCCGTGCATCAGCGTACCGGGCGGGGCGTGGTGCTGACCGCCATCGGCGAGGCGCTCGCCCGGCGTGCCCGGCGGGTGCAGATGGAACTTGCCGATGCCGCTCGCGACATGCAGGAAATCGACATGGGACTGGTCGGCCATGTCAGGATCGGTGCCGTCACCGGCCCGGCGCTGGACCGCGTGCTGCCGGCGCTGAAGGCCGCCCATATCGACCAGCCGAAGGTCACCTGGGAGGTGATCGTCGCCCCCTCGGACATCCTGTGCCAGCATGTTCTCTCCGGCAGGGTCGATTTCGCCATCGGCCGCCTGCCCTCCGGCCCCGAACGCCAGGCGCTGAAAGCCCGGACGATTGCCGCCGAGCCCGTCTCGCTGATGGTCGGCAGGCACCACCCTTTGGCGCAAGCCGCAGGCGTCGATCCCGCCGCGCTGATGGATTTCGACTGGGTGATGCCCGGCCCGGACTCGCTGCTGGCGCGCACCGTGCTCACCCGGCTGGCAACGCTCGGCCTGCCCGAACCCCGGCAGCGGTTTTCCACCGCCTCCTTCCTGCTGACCCTGGCGCTGCTGCAACAGACCGACGCCATCGCCCCGCTCGCCGACGCCGTCTGCCAGACCTTCGCCGCCACCCCCGACGCCCCCTACCGCATCCTGCCCGTACCCCTCGCCATCGAAGTCCCGCCTTTCGCGTTTCTCACAAGAACGGACACGATGTTGACGCCCGCGGCGCAGAGGATGGCGGAGAGGCTTGTGGGGACGGGTGAAATCACCGGAGCGGAATGCATTGCGATGCAGGGCAGTGCATAA
- a CDS encoding DUF1295 domain-containing protein, with protein MNTTVVLSLGLLLSMLMAVAWAVQRLTGASGWVDTIWSFAVGAGGIAAAILADGTLERRWTAGLLIGLWALRLGSHIGFRTHGGGEDPRYEKLIRDWGLSAAWRLFLFLQVQALAAFVLVLAVYPAASARGLFPGLLDVAGVALAILALAGEALSDHQLSAFRRTADARTTVMEKGLWAWSRHPNYFFEWLFWCAWFLLAQTESNWLGVLALLAPIQMYWLLVHVSGIPPLEEHMLKSRGDQFRALQRRVNAFFPGPRRTGDGATTTTEAETAR; from the coding sequence ATGAACACCACTGTCGTGCTGTCGCTTGGCCTGCTGTTGTCGATGCTGATGGCTGTCGCCTGGGCGGTCCAGCGCCTGACTGGCGCAAGCGGCTGGGTGGACACCATCTGGTCTTTCGCCGTGGGTGCGGGTGGCATCGCCGCTGCGATACTTGCCGATGGCACGCTGGAACGGCGCTGGACCGCAGGCCTGCTGATCGGCCTCTGGGCCTTGAGGCTCGGGAGCCATATCGGGTTTCGGACCCATGGTGGCGGAGAAGATCCGCGCTATGAAAAGCTGATCCGCGACTGGGGCCTGTCCGCCGCCTGGCGGCTGTTCCTGTTCCTGCAGGTGCAGGCCCTTGCCGCCTTCGTGCTGGTGCTCGCCGTTTATCCCGCCGCTTCTGCGCGCGGCCTGTTTCCAGGTCTGCTCGATGTTGCGGGCGTAGCGCTCGCCATCTTGGCGCTTGCCGGTGAAGCCCTGTCCGACCACCAGCTGTCGGCCTTCCGCAGGACGGCCGATGCCAGGACCACCGTGATGGAAAAGGGCCTCTGGGCCTGGTCCCGCCATCCCAACTATTTTTTCGAATGGCTGTTCTGGTGCGCGTGGTTCCTGCTGGCCCAGACGGAGAGCAACTGGCTCGGGGTGCTGGCCCTGCTGGCGCCAATCCAGATGTACTGGCTGCTGGTCCATGTTTCCGGCATTCCGCCACTGGAAGAGCACATGCTGAAGAGCCGGGGCGATCAGTTCCGCGCCCTGCAACGCCGGGTCAATGCCTTTTTTCCCGGTCCCCGCCGAACAGGCGATGGCGCCACGACCACAACCGAAGCGGAGACTGCACGATGA
- a CDS encoding cyclopropane-fatty-acyl-phospholipid synthase family protein, whose product MNMIALAINAAERAPLPDRLTLAAIGFLCGRMDRMLSGTPDSVEDDFARTMRDYPVATHTGEANEQHYELPAEFFALVLGARRKYSSCLYPSAATTLNEAEELALAETASHADIRNGQSILELGCGWGSLSLYLARNFPDARITSVSNSASQRAYIEAAAERLGLDNLRVITADMNDFATPETHDRIVSVEMFEHMSNWDVLLQRTRTWLKPDGLMFLHVFTHRNRSYRFDRDDPADWIAHHFFTGGIMPAFDLPHRFAGLFTVEREWRWSGRHYQRTALDWLKNFDAHGERIQRILADVYGRDVSLWRRRWRMFFLATAGLFGHANGEIWGVGHYLLSPVAEKSGG is encoded by the coding sequence ATGAACATGATCGCCCTTGCCATAAATGCCGCCGAGCGTGCGCCGCTCCCCGACCGCCTGACGCTGGCTGCCATCGGTTTCCTCTGCGGACGCATGGACCGGATGCTCTCGGGAACGCCTGACAGCGTCGAGGACGATTTCGCCCGCACGATGCGGGACTATCCGGTTGCCACCCATACCGGCGAAGCCAATGAGCAGCATTACGAACTGCCCGCCGAATTCTTCGCCCTGGTTCTCGGTGCCCGGCGGAAATATTCGAGCTGTCTCTACCCCTCCGCCGCGACCACCCTCAACGAGGCGGAGGAGCTGGCGCTTGCCGAGACCGCATCGCATGCCGATATCCGCAACGGCCAGTCCATTCTGGAACTCGGCTGCGGCTGGGGATCGCTTTCGCTCTATCTCGCCCGGAATTTTCCCGATGCCCGCATCACCTCGGTGTCGAATTCGGCCTCGCAGCGCGCCTATATCGAAGCGGCGGCGGAAAGGCTGGGCCTCGACAATCTCAGGGTGATCACCGCCGACATGAATGATTTTGCAACGCCGGAGACCCATGACCGCATCGTGTCGGTGGAAATGTTCGAGCACATGTCGAACTGGGACGTGCTGCTTCAACGCACCCGTACCTGGCTGAAGCCGGACGGGCTGATGTTCCTGCATGTCTTCACCCACCGGAACCGGTCCTACCGCTTTGACCGCGACGATCCCGCCGACTGGATCGCCCACCATTTCTTCACCGGCGGCATCATGCCCGCCTTTGACCTGCCGCACCGTTTTGCCGGTCTCTTCACCGTCGAACGGGAATGGCGCTGGAGTGGCCGCCACTACCAGAGGACCGCGCTGGACTGGCTGAAGAACTTCGATGCCCACGGCGAGCGCATCCAGCGCATTCTGGCCGATGTCTATGGCAGGGATGTCAGCCTGTGGCGCAGGCGCTGGCGGATGTTCTTCCTTGCCACAGCGGGCCTGTTTGGTCACGCCAATGGCGAGATATGGGGGGTTGGCCACTATCTGCTCAGCCCCGTTGCAGAAAAGAGCGGCGGATGA
- a CDS encoding transglutaminase family protein, whose amino-acid sequence MRLPCAAFLAFCVSVTMAVAQPSGVDAPDAPAKVELLFTPNHNLLQVKLAVDAMIDPATNIRAVTASVDRMATAVSVMAGVGANSAAKLTALKRYLYERGSWNGNKPFQYDMDDLLGEKLSNRMLQRYLTTRRGNCITMPLLMLFIGQRIGLKLTLAEAPLHLFLKYTDDEGTMWNLEATSGGGFTRDAWYRLQLPMSDRAVTNGVYLRPLSHGEATALIAVFLVERDLATRDFERAIAVSDVLLRHHSRFVYGLVKKGSAYRGLLFRELAGKYRRMEDIPVDLKRQADAWYAQNMQAFDKAEALGWRPEDGQMK is encoded by the coding sequence ATGCGTCTGCCTTGCGCCGCATTTTTGGCTTTTTGTGTATCGGTGACCATGGCCGTGGCGCAGCCGAGTGGCGTTGATGCACCTGATGCACCAGCAAAAGTAGAGCTGCTTTTCACGCCGAACCATAATCTGCTGCAGGTGAAGCTTGCGGTCGATGCTATGATCGATCCGGCAACCAACATTCGTGCCGTCACAGCTTCGGTTGACCGCATGGCCACAGCCGTGAGCGTCATGGCGGGTGTGGGGGCGAACAGTGCCGCGAAACTGACGGCGCTGAAGCGTTACCTCTACGAAAGAGGTTCTTGGAATGGAAACAAGCCCTTTCAGTATGACATGGATGATCTACTCGGGGAAAAGCTCTCCAATCGCATGCTTCAACGATATCTGACCACCCGACGTGGCAACTGTATTACCATGCCTTTGCTCATGCTGTTTATCGGTCAACGCATTGGTTTGAAGCTGACGCTCGCGGAAGCGCCGTTGCACCTATTCCTGAAATATACCGATGACGAAGGGACTATGTGGAACCTTGAAGCCACCAGTGGTGGGGGCTTCACGCGCGATGCCTGGTACAGGCTGCAACTGCCTATGTCCGATCGGGCCGTTACCAATGGGGTCTATCTGCGCCCGCTTTCCCACGGAGAAGCCACGGCTCTCATCGCTGTTTTTCTGGTGGAAAGAGATCTTGCAACAAGGGATTTCGAGAGGGCAATTGCCGTGTCTGACGTGCTGCTCCGCCACCATAGCCGATTTGTCTATGGCTTGGTGAAAAAGGGCAGCGCCTATCGTGGCTTGCTGTTTCGGGAACTCGCGGGAAAGTACAGGCGAATGGAAGACATTCCGGTCGACCTGAAAAGACAGGCCGACGCGTGGTATGCACAGAATATGCAGGCATTCGACAAAGCTGAAGCACTTGGCTGGCGTCCCGAGGACGGCCAAATGAAATAG
- a CDS encoding CRTAC1 family protein, whose protein sequence is MPHLLLRPLLALSLAMVLALPVLAAQTAATPAAPPAPPKIAPMFADETRSSGLSSRYQGDWEFMVGGGVSTFDCDNDGFPDMLLPGGTGKAKFYHNLSRKGGALTFEEVPSGLEVDSLLGSYPVDIDSDGITDLVLLRLGENIVMRGKGACHFERANEAWNFDGGNAWSAAFAATWEKGNTWPTLAVGNYIDRKQDLFPWGSCTDNWLHRPDTSDGRQARFLPPLPLKPSYCALSMLFTDWNRSGTPSLRVANDREYYEGGREQMWHVEPGKAPVLYSEEEGWKYLRIWGMGIASYDVDFDGYPEYFLTSMADNKLQALAAPPKDGKGPATYKDVAFAHGATAHRPYAGGDWHPSTAWHTQFEDVNNDGMVDLFIAKGNVAEMPDFAARDPNNLLMQNDKGMFVEMGLEAGVASFNVARGAALTDFNLDGKMDLVVVNRWKDAEIWRNTTPDAGNFVEFRLKHPGFNLDGIGSWIEIRHAGHVLRREITIGGGHAGGQLGWHHFGLGTDTQAEFRIIWPDGPADPWQKVPANRFYTVAPGKPAEVWTAGR, encoded by the coding sequence ATGCCTCATTTGCTGTTGCGACCCTTGCTGGCGCTGTCCCTGGCCATGGTGCTTGCCCTGCCTGTCCTCGCCGCCCAGACGGCTGCCACCCCGGCGGCCCCGCCCGCGCCGCCGAAAATCGCGCCGATGTTTGCCGATGAAACCCGCTCCAGCGGCCTTTCCAGCCGCTATCAGGGCGACTGGGAATTCATGGTCGGTGGTGGTGTTTCGACCTTCGACTGCGACAATGACGGTTTTCCCGACATGCTGTTGCCGGGGGGAACCGGCAAGGCGAAATTCTATCACAATCTCAGCCGGAAGGGCGGGGCGCTCACGTTCGAAGAGGTGCCATCCGGGCTGGAGGTCGACAGCCTGCTCGGCTCCTACCCTGTTGATATCGACAGTGACGGGATCACCGATCTGGTGCTGCTGCGGCTCGGCGAAAACATCGTGATGCGCGGCAAGGGGGCCTGTCATTTCGAGCGGGCGAACGAGGCGTGGAACTTTGACGGTGGCAATGCCTGGTCCGCAGCCTTTGCCGCCACCTGGGAAAAGGGCAATACATGGCCGACCCTTGCCGTCGGCAACTATATCGACCGCAAGCAGGATCTCTTCCCCTGGGGCTCCTGCACCGACAACTGGCTGCACCGGCCCGACACCAGCGACGGCAGGCAGGCGCGCTTTCTGCCACCGCTGCCGCTGAAACCCAGCTATTGCGCGCTGTCGATGCTGTTTACCGACTGGAACCGCTCCGGCACGCCATCGCTGCGGGTGGCCAATGACCGCGAATATTACGAGGGTGGCCGCGAGCAGATGTGGCATGTCGAGCCCGGCAAGGCTCCCGTTCTCTATTCCGAGGAGGAGGGCTGGAAATACCTGCGGATCTGGGGCATGGGCATTGCCAGCTATGATGTGGATTTCGACGGCTATCCCGAATATTTCCTGACCAGCATGGCCGACAACAAGCTGCAGGCGCTGGCCGCGCCGCCGAAGGACGGCAAGGGGCCTGCGACCTACAAGGACGTGGCTTTCGCCCATGGTGCCACCGCCCACCGGCCCTATGCCGGCGGCGACTGGCACCCGAGCACCGCCTGGCACACCCAGTTCGAAGACGTCAACAATGACGGCATGGTCGACCTGTTCATCGCCAAGGGCAATGTGGCGGAGATGCCCGACTTTGCGGCAAGGGACCCCAACAACCTGTTGATGCAGAACGACAAGGGGATGTTTGTCGAAATGGGACTTGAAGCGGGCGTGGCAAGCTTCAACGTCGCGCGCGGCGCGGCTCTCACCGATTTCAACCTCGATGGCAAGATGGATCTGGTGGTGGTCAACCGCTGGAAGGATGCCGAGATCTGGCGCAACACCACGCCGGATGCCGGCAATTTCGTCGAATTCCGCCTGAAACACCCCGGCTTCAACCTCGATGGCATCGGCTCCTGGATCGAGATCCGCCATGCCGGCCACGTGCTGCGCCGCGAAATCACCATCGGCGGCGGCCACGCCGGCGGCCAGCTCGGCTGGCACCATTTCGGCCTCGGCACCGACACGCAAGCCGAATTCCGCATCATCTGGCCCGACGGACCCGCCGACCCATGGCAAAAAGTTCCCGCCAACCGATTTTACACGGTGGCACCGGGCAAGCCGGCGGAGGTTTGGACGGCGGGGCGGTGA
- a CDS encoding DUF4142 domain-containing protein gives MTIKNIAGIAALSLGLMAGSGLALATSTPSNAPAASSADGMTDIDRASFVKAVSSANLFEIETSTLALEKSTSDRVKDAARMIIKDHTSAGKAFSVILKAQGDMTRPKLSPHHEAVLNELKATKRAGFDARYIEVQTTAHEEAIALFTTYAAKPDDVALGAFATKTLPALKTHLEAVKRLQK, from the coding sequence ATGACGATCAAAAATATTGCGGGCATTGCCGCGCTGTCCCTCGGCCTGATGGCCGGATCGGGCCTTGCCCTTGCCACCTCCACCCCATCGAACGCGCCGGCTGCAAGCAGCGCCGACGGGATGACCGACATCGACAGGGCATCCTTCGTCAAGGCCGTCTCCAGTGCCAATCTGTTTGAAATCGAGACCAGCACGCTGGCTCTGGAAAAGTCGACATCGGACAGGGTCAAGGACGCGGCGCGGATGATCATCAAGGATCACACCAGCGCCGGCAAGGCGTTTTCGGTGATCCTCAAGGCGCAGGGCGACATGACAAGGCCGAAACTCTCCCCGCACCATGAGGCTGTTCTGAACGAGCTGAAGGCGACGAAAAGGGCCGGTTTCGACGCCCGATATATCGAGGTGCAGACCACGGCGCATGAGGAGGCGATTGCGCTTTTCACCACCTATGCCGCGAAGCCCGATGACGTGGCACTCGGGGCTTTCGCCACCAAAACCCTGCCTGCGCTGAAGACACACCTCGAAGCGGTGAAAAGGCTGCAAAAATAG
- a CDS encoding histidine kinase dimerization/phosphoacceptor domain -containing protein yields MSVSGSKGWRERLGGRSLALAMGMVFFLAVMGLTALMIWQNYRAASSSAEARAVASAHVVAANMQWMIEASDQALRRMDSVFATTPIQSSQSAISDIAQAVGALPAGFQYSVYDDTGRLRLSSVPNAPVVNVADRDYFRAVREADQTVVSRQLEERVSKEQVFIVARRISQAGKFGGVATIAIPVGRLADFWNSLGLGALSSIGVIGSDGWLVARYPAVVKSISLGQTPIFQPPLKWQQSGFYHSEKSPVDGLSRVVGFWRVDKWPLIAVTGIENGEMLDLFWSALKSEVALGLPMVTLLLLEGLAIVALLRAYMGRNRALEHALERNNFLFREIHHRVKNNLQAVSALIRLQPVPDQVRREMVHRISAMIAVHEQIYQSDQFDRVEVAPYLARVIAEIAKAYNRDVVITSKFDSLMVDRDQALPIGLIVNEVVSNAFKYAFADRQGGKLNVELAGDGERACLTISDDGPGFDADVAAKGMGSKLIAGFVAQLGGTCGFENRQGTVFTMSFPLY; encoded by the coding sequence GTGAGTGTATCGGGTTCAAAGGGGTGGCGGGAGAGACTGGGCGGACGCAGCCTGGCGCTTGCCATGGGCATGGTGTTTTTCCTCGCCGTCATGGGGCTGACGGCGCTGATGATCTGGCAGAATTACCGGGCGGCGAGCAGTTCCGCCGAGGCGCGCGCCGTGGCATCGGCACATGTGGTTGCGGCCAATATGCAATGGATGATCGAAGCCAGCGACCAGGCCTTGCGGCGCATGGATTCGGTCTTTGCCACGACGCCGATCCAGTCCTCGCAATCGGCGATCAGCGATATCGCCCAGGCTGTCGGCGCTCTGCCCGCCGGTTTTCAGTATTCGGTCTATGATGATACCGGCCGGTTGCGGCTGTCGAGCGTGCCCAATGCGCCGGTGGTCAATGTTGCCGACCGGGACTATTTCCGGGCGGTGCGGGAGGCCGACCAGACGGTGGTTTCGCGACAGCTGGAGGAACGGGTGAGCAAGGAGCAGGTCTTCATCGTCGCCCGGAGGATCAGTCAGGCCGGCAAATTCGGTGGCGTGGCGACGATTGCCATCCCGGTGGGCAGGCTTGCCGATTTCTGGAACTCGCTGGGGCTGGGTGCCCTGTCCTCCATTGGTGTTATCGGCTCGGATGGCTGGCTGGTGGCACGCTATCCGGCGGTGGTGAAATCCATCAGCCTTGGCCAGACACCGATTTTCCAGCCGCCGCTGAAATGGCAACAAAGCGGATTTTACCACAGTGAAAAATCGCCGGTGGATGGCCTGTCACGGGTGGTCGGCTTCTGGCGGGTGGACAAATGGCCGCTGATTGCGGTGACCGGCATCGAAAACGGCGAAATGCTCGACCTGTTCTGGAGCGCACTGAAATCCGAAGTGGCCCTGGGCCTGCCGATGGTGACGCTGCTCTTGCTCGAAGGTCTGGCCATCGTCGCCCTGCTCAGGGCCTATATGGGGCGCAATCGCGCGCTTGAACATGCGCTGGAACGCAACAATTTCCTGTTTCGCGAAATCCATCACCGGGTAAAGAACAATCTGCAGGCCGTCTCGGCGCTGATCCGGCTGCAGCCGGTGCCCGATCAGGTCCGCCGGGAAATGGTGCACCGCATTTCGGCGATGATTGCGGTTCACGAACAGATCTACCAGTCCGATCAGTTCGACCGGGTCGAGGTTGCCCCCTATCTCGCGCGGGTGATTGCCGAAATCGCCAAGGCCTATAACCGGGATGTGGTGATCACATCGAAGTTCGACAGCCTGATGGTCGACCGGGATCAGGCCTTGCCGATCGGGCTGATCGTCAATGAAGTGGTATCCAACGCGTTCAAATATGCCTTTGCCGACCGGCAGGGCGGAAAACTGAATGTGGAACTGGCGGGCGACGGCGAGAGGGCCTGCCTGACGATTTCCGACGATGGACCCGGCTTCGACGCCGATGTCGCGGCCAAGGGCATGGGCAGCAAGCTGATTGCCGGTTTCGTCGCGCAGCTGGGCGGAACCTGTGGTTTCGAGAACCGGCAGGGCACGGTGTTTACCATGTCTTTTCCGCTCTACTGA
- a CDS encoding pyridoxamine 5'-phosphate oxidase family protein — MADTTHDIDRTWKLMKDIGFCMFTTRVGADIRARPMSAHVEPIENAIYFLTDAESAKSAEIDARTNVCLAFAHTGGQKYVSLSGDALVSNDRELIRELWSTPARAWWDNPDDPEIRVLKVTPKFAEYWDSPGTIVSCIKMIAAAVTDSRPDMGDNARVTM; from the coding sequence ATGGCTGATACCACCCATGATATCGACCGCACCTGGAAACTGATGAAGGACATCGGCTTCTGCATGTTCACCACCCGCGTCGGCGCGGATATTCGTGCCCGACCGATGTCGGCGCATGTCGAGCCGATCGAAAATGCCATCTACTTTCTGACCGATGCCGAAAGCGCCAAGAGTGCCGAAATCGACGCGCGGACCAATGTCTGTCTCGCCTTTGCCCATACCGGCGGGCAGAAATATGTGTCACTCAGCGGTGACGCCCTTGTCTCCAACGACCGCGAGCTGATCCGGGAACTCTGGTCCACTCCGGCCAGGGCCTGGTGGGACAATCCCGACGACCCCGAAATCCGCGTGCTGAAGGTCACCCCGAAATTCGCCGAATACTGGGACAGCCCCGGCACCATCGTCAGCTGCATCAAGATGATTGCCGCCGCCGTTACCGACAGTCGGCCCGACATGGGCGACAATGCCAGGGTGACGATGTAA
- the araD gene encoding L-arabinonate dehydratase: MSFKPAPWPRKLRSQEWFGGSSRDAIYHRGWMKNQGFPHDLFDGRPVIGILNTWSELTPCNAHLRDLAERVKHGIYEAGGFPVEVPVFSASESAFRPTAMMFRNLAAMAVEEAMRGQPMDGCVLMVGCDKTTPSLLMAAASTDLPSIVVTGGPMLNGYYRNERVGSGTHLWRFSEAVKAGQMTPEEFADAEASMSRSPGSCNTMGTASTMASMAEALGMALSGNAAIPAVDSRRRVMAQLTGRRIVQMVKDDLKPSDVMTRQAFENAIRTNAAIGGSTNAVIHLLAIAGRVGIDLTLDDWDRCGRDVPTIVNLMPSGKYLMEEFFYAGGLPVVIKRLGEAGLLNRDALTVSGETAWEQVKDVTNHNEDVILPAEKALAKSGGVAVLRGNLAPNGAVLKPSAATPSLMVHRGRAVVFEDIDDYKAKINDEALDIDETCIMVMKNCGPKGYPGMAEVGNMGLPPKVLRKGITDMVRISDARMSGTAYGTVVLHTSPEAAAGGPLAVVQDGDMISLDVPNRSLVLEISDEELSARLARWSPREAPPASGYALLHHSHVMGADTGADLDFLKGCRGAPVGKDSH; the protein is encoded by the coding sequence ATGAGTTTCAAGCCCGCGCCCTGGCCGCGAAAACTGCGTTCGCAGGAATGGTTCGGTGGTTCGTCGCGTGATGCGATCTATCATCGTGGCTGGATGAAGAATCAGGGGTTTCCGCATGATCTGTTCGACGGGCGGCCGGTGATCGGCATTCTCAATACCTGGTCGGAGCTGACGCCCTGCAATGCGCATCTGCGCGATCTGGCCGAGCGGGTGAAGCACGGGATCTATGAGGCGGGCGGCTTTCCGGTGGAGGTGCCGGTGTTTTCGGCCTCCGAATCCGCCTTCCGCCCGACGGCGATGATGTTCCGCAATCTGGCGGCGATGGCGGTGGAGGAGGCGATGCGCGGCCAGCCGATGGATGGCTGCGTGCTGATGGTCGGCTGCGACAAGACCACGCCGTCGCTGCTGATGGCTGCGGCCTCGACGGACCTGCCGTCGATCGTGGTGACGGGCGGGCCGATGCTGAACGGCTATTACAGGAACGAGCGGGTCGGCTCCGGCACCCATCTCTGGCGGTTTTCCGAAGCGGTGAAGGCCGGGCAGATGACGCCGGAGGAATTTGCCGATGCCGAGGCCTCGATGAGCCGCAGCCCGGGCTCCTGCAACACCATGGGCACCGCCTCGACCATGGCCTCGATGGCCGAAGCGCTCGGCATGGCGCTGTCGGGCAATGCTGCCATTCCCGCCGTCGACAGCCGTCGCCGGGTGATGGCGCAGCTGACCGGCCGGCGCATCGTGCAGATGGTGAAGGACGACCTGAAGCCATCCGACGTGATGACCAGGCAGGCTTTTGAAAACGCCATCCGCACCAATGCCGCCATCGGCGGATCGACCAATGCGGTGATCCACCTTCTGGCAATTGCCGGGCGGGTCGGCATCGACCTGACACTCGATGACTGGGACCGCTGTGGCCGGGATGTGCCGACCATCGTCAACCTGATGCCCTCAGGCAAATACCTGATGGAGGAATTCTTCTATGCCGGCGGCCTGCCGGTGGTGATCAAGCGGCTGGGCGAGGCGGGCCTGCTCAACCGCGATGCGCTGACCGTTTCCGGCGAAACGGCCTGGGAGCAGGTGAAGGATGTCACCAACCACAACGAAGACGTGATCCTGCCTGCCGAAAAGGCGCTGGCGAAATCCGGCGGGGTGGCGGTGCTGCGCGGCAATCTCGCCCCGAACGGGGCGGTGCTGAAGCCCTCGGCGGCGACCCCGTCGCTGATGGTGCACCGGGGCCGGGCAGTGGTGTTCGAGGATATCGACGACTACAAGGCGAAGATCAACGACGAGGCGCTGGATATCGACGAGACCTGCATCATGGTGATGAAGAATTGCGGGCCGAAGGGCTATCCGGGGATGGCCGAGGTCGGCAACATGGGTCTGCCGCCAAAGGTGCTGCGCAAGGGGATCACCGACATGGTACGGATTTCGGATGCCCGGATGTCCGGCACCGCCTATGGCACGGTGGTGCTGCATACCAGCCCGGAGGCCGCCGCAGGCGGGCCGCTGGCCGTGGTCCAGGATGGCGACATGATCAGCCTCGACGTGCCGAACCGCTCGCTGGTGCTGGAAATATCCGACGAGGAACTTTCGGCACGGCTTGCCCGGTGGTCGCCGCGCGAAGCCCCGCCCGCCTCCGGCTATGCGCTGCTTCACCACAGCCATGTGATGGGGGCAGATACTGGCGCCGATCTCGATTTCCTCAAGGGCTGCCGGGGCGCGCCCGTCGGCAAGGATTCGCACTAG
- a CDS encoding DUF2171 domain-containing protein has translation MITASEIREHAEVVGSDGLHVGTVDHVDGNRIKLTRADSSGAHAHHHHYIALDLVHSVDGGRVTLSVAGKDAMGSEEEQDGRAVN, from the coding sequence ATGATTACTGCATCTGAAATCAGGGAGCATGCTGAAGTCGTTGGTTCCGATGGCTTGCATGTCGGCACGGTCGACCATGTGGATGGCAACCGGATCAAGCTGACCCGGGCCGACAGTTCCGGGGCCCATGCCCACCACCACCACTATATCGCGCTGGATCTCGTCCACTCCGTCGATGGCGGTCGCGTCACGCTGAGCGTTGCCGGCAAGGATGCCATGGGTAGCGAGGAAGAGCAGGATGGCCGCGCCGTCAATTGA